In Streptomyces sp. NBC_00878, a single window of DNA contains:
- a CDS encoding ABC transporter ATP-binding protein: MTKKYGRHGKLALSDVNITIPSGRVIGLVGPNGAGKSTLLHLACGLIEPTSGSLTVLGARPAASAAHLARVGFVAQNTPVYSSFTVAEHMKLGARMNPAWDPVLAERRISQVGLNLAQKAGQLSGGQRAQLALTIAAAKRPELLIFDEPAAALDPLARKGFLQNLMEFVRELGASAVLSSHLLGDIEQVCDYLIVLCDSRVQVAGDTRDLLAGHARLVAPRGELDGLAAGVEVISTEHSGKHSSAVVRTDAPLASLPYTVEPVSLEELVLAYMTRAAAVPAAGTEAAAWGASR, translated from the coding sequence TTGACGAAGAAATACGGCCGCCACGGCAAGTTGGCCCTGAGCGACGTGAACATCACCATCCCCTCCGGCCGTGTCATCGGCCTGGTCGGCCCGAACGGGGCGGGCAAGTCGACCCTGCTGCACCTGGCCTGCGGTCTCATCGAGCCGACGTCCGGCTCGCTGACCGTGCTGGGGGCGCGTCCGGCGGCGAGCGCCGCGCATCTGGCCCGGGTGGGGTTCGTCGCGCAGAACACGCCGGTGTACAGCTCGTTCACCGTGGCCGAGCACATGAAGCTCGGCGCGAGGATGAACCCGGCGTGGGACCCGGTCCTGGCGGAGCGGCGTATCAGCCAGGTGGGGCTGAACCTCGCCCAGAAGGCGGGGCAGTTGTCGGGTGGCCAGCGCGCGCAGTTGGCACTGACCATCGCGGCGGCCAAACGGCCCGAGCTGCTGATCTTCGACGAGCCGGCGGCGGCGCTGGACCCACTGGCCCGCAAGGGGTTCCTGCAGAACCTGATGGAGTTCGTGCGCGAACTCGGCGCCAGCGCGGTGCTCTCCTCGCATCTGCTCGGCGACATCGAGCAGGTCTGCGACTACCTCATCGTGCTGTGCGACTCGCGGGTGCAGGTCGCCGGCGACACCCGGGACCTGCTGGCCGGGCATGCCCGGCTGGTCGCGCCCCGCGGTGAGCTCGACGGGTTGGCCGCCGGGGTCGAAGTGATTTCGACGGAGCACAGCGGCAAGCACAGCAGCGCGGTCGTCCGTACCGACGCCCCGCTCGCGTCGCTTCCGTACACGGTCGAGCCGGTCTCGCTCGAAGAACTCGTTCTCGCCTACATGACCCGGGCGGCCGCTGTGCCCGCCGCCGGGACCGAGGCCGCAGCCTGGGGGGCCTCGCGATGA
- a CDS encoding response regulator transcription factor has protein sequence MTIKVLLADDQAMIRRGLRLILEDQPDITVTGEAEDGADAIEMARRLRPDVCLVDIRMPKLDGIEVTRALAGPGVADPMRVVVVTTFDLDEYVYGALRGGAVGFVLKDAGPALLIEAVRAAHNGEALVSPSVTLRLLKHLNNTAAAPRSGADQSSPLSGREIEVVQAIAQGRTNQEIASELFISISTVKSHVSGIQTKLGVRNRVQIAAWAWGNRIVDSTA, from the coding sequence ATGACCATCAAGGTTCTGCTCGCCGACGACCAGGCGATGATCCGCCGCGGCCTGCGGCTGATCCTGGAGGACCAGCCCGACATCACCGTCACGGGGGAGGCCGAGGACGGCGCCGATGCCATCGAGATGGCCAGGCGGCTGCGGCCGGACGTGTGCCTGGTGGACATCAGGATGCCCAAGCTCGACGGCATCGAGGTCACCCGCGCGCTGGCCGGCCCGGGGGTGGCCGATCCGATGCGGGTCGTCGTGGTCACCACGTTCGATCTCGACGAGTACGTGTACGGGGCGCTGCGCGGCGGCGCGGTGGGGTTCGTGCTCAAGGACGCCGGGCCCGCCCTGCTCATCGAGGCGGTCCGCGCCGCCCACAACGGCGAGGCCCTGGTCTCGCCCTCGGTCACCCTCCGGCTGCTGAAGCACCTCAACAACACCGCGGCCGCGCCCCGTTCCGGCGCCGACCAGTCGTCACCGCTGTCCGGGCGTGAGATCGAGGTCGTGCAGGCCATCGCCCAGGGTCGCACCAACCAGGAGATCGCTTCCGAGTTGTTCATCTCCATCAGCACGGTCAAGAGCCATGTGTCCGGGATCCAGACCAAGCTCGGGGTGCGCAACCGGGTCCAGATCGCCGCCTGGGCCTGGGGGAACCGCATCGTGGACAGCACCGCGTAG
- a CDS encoding sensor histidine kinase — protein sequence MNGNLVDAVHAAEPAAPPNGADRGQRLGNLINVAIPDRWIKVVSAAGLGAVFLAAIAVQAIAIAQSWGSTYWIPGCAAAVVVCGLALTRHRERTWTAVAGLAVAALAVLLGLLPGIRLPAEPGPAMALGLAVLIGSAVRALPAVRAGAVAGGGLLVIVGQFAGRPTSAVTALTAAGWLTAVAVGLSLRRNDNRARATAERVRRVERLELARELHDIVAHHITGMLVQAQAAQIVARRDPAKVSESLSEIEAAGSEAMTAMRRVVGLLRDTDDAAPASPRPEGIGALVERFSRQGPKVSLSMPDDDSEWPPEVASTVYRIVQEALTNILLHAQQARSIEVTVDRTPEGVTVDIVDDAPPNAPRPHHCGGYGLIGMRERVETLGGSLSAGPRPGVGWSVRAALPVPSGEPG from the coding sequence GTGAACGGAAATCTGGTGGACGCCGTGCACGCCGCCGAGCCCGCGGCCCCGCCGAACGGCGCGGACCGCGGGCAGAGACTCGGTAATCTGATCAACGTGGCCATTCCGGACCGATGGATCAAGGTCGTCTCCGCCGCCGGGCTCGGCGCCGTGTTTCTCGCGGCGATCGCCGTCCAGGCCATCGCCATCGCACAGAGCTGGGGCAGCACGTACTGGATCCCGGGGTGCGCCGCCGCCGTGGTCGTGTGCGGGCTCGCGCTGACGCGCCATCGGGAGCGGACCTGGACGGCGGTCGCGGGCCTGGCCGTTGCGGCCCTGGCGGTCCTGCTCGGCCTGCTGCCCGGCATCCGCCTGCCCGCCGAACCCGGGCCCGCCATGGCCCTGGGTCTGGCCGTACTCATCGGATCCGCGGTCAGGGCACTGCCCGCCGTACGGGCAGGTGCCGTCGCGGGCGGCGGACTGCTGGTCATCGTCGGCCAGTTCGCCGGCCGGCCGACGTCGGCCGTGACCGCCCTGACCGCGGCGGGCTGGCTGACCGCCGTCGCGGTAGGGCTGTCGCTCCGGAGGAACGACAACCGCGCACGGGCCACCGCCGAGCGGGTGCGCCGGGTGGAACGGCTGGAACTCGCGCGGGAACTGCACGACATCGTGGCCCACCACATCACCGGGATGCTGGTCCAGGCGCAGGCCGCCCAGATCGTCGCGCGGCGGGATCCGGCGAAGGTGTCGGAATCGCTGAGCGAGATCGAGGCAGCCGGCTCCGAGGCCATGACCGCGATGCGCCGGGTCGTCGGCCTGCTGCGCGACACCGACGACGCGGCCCCCGCCTCGCCCCGGCCGGAAGGGATCGGCGCACTGGTCGAGCGTTTCAGCCGACAGGGCCCGAAGGTGAGCCTGAGCATGCCGGACGACGACTCGGAGTGGCCGCCGGAGGTGGCCAGCACCGTGTACCGCATCGTCCAGGAGGCGCTGACGAACATCCTGCTCCACGCCCAGCAGGCACGGTCGATCGAGGTGACCGTCGACCGGACCCCGGAGGGCGTCACCGTCGACATCGTCGACGATGCCCCGCCCAACGCGCCCCGCCCCCACCACTGCGGCGGGTACGGTTTGATCGGTATGCGCGAACGCGTCGAGACGCTCGGCGGGTCGCTGTCCGCCGGCCCCCGGCCCGGCGTCGGCTGGTCCGTGCGGGCAGCCCTGCCCGTCCCCAGCGGGGAGCCCGGATGA
- a CDS encoding metal transporter — MDSGDRSAQPVGMMLNIGLGIVSALGIVFTAFMLMDSWGGASWVFGSAVSVVVSGLALMRSRQPLLTAGAGLAATALAVTVTLIAGDDLPQEPAPVTALALAVLVGSAIRTLPLGPAAGIAAGAVVVTVLTWTSGWTGVTNLATMATVAALVMGATRRSLGGRRNANTPDPQGSWANPPRS; from the coding sequence ATGGATTCAGGGGATCGGTCGGCACAGCCGGTCGGAATGATGCTCAACATCGGGCTCGGCATCGTGTCCGCCCTGGGCATCGTCTTCACGGCGTTCATGCTCATGGACAGTTGGGGCGGCGCTTCCTGGGTGTTCGGCTCCGCCGTCTCGGTCGTCGTGAGCGGCCTCGCGCTGATGCGCTCGCGGCAGCCGCTGCTGACCGCGGGCGCGGGTCTGGCCGCGACGGCCCTCGCCGTCACGGTGACCCTGATCGCCGGGGACGACCTGCCGCAGGAACCCGCGCCCGTCACGGCGCTGGCCCTGGCGGTGCTCGTCGGATCCGCGATCAGGACGCTGCCGTTGGGACCGGCCGCCGGGATCGCGGCGGGCGCGGTCGTGGTGACCGTGCTCACCTGGACCAGTGGCTGGACCGGTGTGACGAACCTGGCCACGATGGCGACGGTCGCCGCCCTCGTGATGGGGGCGACACGGCGCAGTCTCGGAGGCAGGCGGAACGCCAACACCCCGGATCCGCAAGGCTCCTGGGCCAACCCGCCGCGGTCATAG
- a CDS encoding response regulator transcription factor, with amino-acid sequence MVAEDDAKQAELVRRYLEHEGHTVTVVEDGRAALEEVRHREPDLLVLDVMMPRADGLDVVRILRAERREVLVLMLTARSTEDDLLLGLDLGADDYVTKPFSPRELVARVRTLLRRNRGPAVPAPAVPTAPGPAPVAPEDEVLSVGTLRVDRARHEVSVGGTPVECTPGEFRVLAAMAAEPDRVFSRQRLLEELHGFDKYISGRTVDVHVMNLRRRCRTR; translated from the coding sequence ATGGTCGCTGAAGACGACGCGAAGCAGGCCGAACTGGTGCGCCGTTATCTGGAGCACGAGGGCCACACGGTCACGGTTGTCGAGGACGGCCGTGCGGCTCTTGAGGAGGTGCGGCACCGGGAACCCGACCTGCTCGTTCTCGATGTGATGATGCCCCGGGCCGACGGTCTCGACGTGGTACGGATTCTGCGCGCCGAGCGCCGCGAAGTTCTGGTGCTGATGCTGACGGCCCGCAGTACCGAGGACGATCTGCTGCTGGGCCTGGATCTCGGTGCCGACGACTACGTGACCAAGCCGTTCAGCCCGCGTGAGCTGGTGGCCCGGGTGCGTACGCTCCTGCGCCGCAACCGGGGTCCCGCCGTCCCCGCCCCCGCCGTCCCCACCGCTCCCGGCCCCGCGCCGGTCGCCCCCGAGGACGAGGTGCTGTCGGTGGGCACGCTCAGGGTCGATCGGGCCCGGCACGAGGTGTCGGTCGGGGGGACGCCGGTCGAGTGCACGCCCGGCGAGTTCCGTGTCCTCGCCGCCATGGCGGCGGAGCCCGACCGGGTCTTCAGCAGGCAGCGGCTCCTGGAGGAGCTGCACGGCTTCGACAAGTACATCAGCGGCCGGACCGTCGACGTACACGTGATGAATCTGCGTCGACGGTGCCGTACCCGGTGA
- a CDS encoding LuxR C-terminal-related transcriptional regulator, which yields MAGLEENGPEPTTSGADPRGDPFLHTRFAIPTRPVTFLRRERLVKHLDQAPRTPLTMVSGAAGAGKTLLVADWAAREDRSVAWLTNEATDQGCGMFWAYLLQALRASGVPLPDEVGFPADTNRVDQTLLTRLAAGLSDRDRPVIVVLDEYDRVTAPEIAEQLEFVLHHAGRGLRLILVTRTEPLLPLHRYRAVGDMTEIRAAELAFTPEEAAELLELHGLRVPVPAARALVERTRGWAAGLRLCALAAQQSPDPETYLKEFEVDRTTVADFLLAEVLKRQSPEAQDLLLRVSVLERFGPELANALTERTDADSILAGLHRENAFVEYLGHASYRLHPLFGEILHAHLRVRSPGLEPELHRRAAQWLRRSGSLAETLGHGAAAGDWEFTAGALVDDLAIGQLFTGLRSDDLAELFSRMSPEAASPATDLVRAARDLARSDLDHGLAHLRHAERSLAGNPAGKRRPAGDGPHGLAAARLSCALLESLAARLTGSPGRAESAAEAAGKLQEEVPAHLLDAHPELTALLLTHLGSTRLWAGRFEDARTALKTAAGCSGGASTALPREESLGQLALIDYLNGWLGRAERKALAALTETERFSLPEESGSGIELLVLAAVAVDRNELDRAQALLDAAADAHHAMRDPVTRAARAVATARLHLARGNTQAALEAAAPAVAADVASPWSEAHNALVTSAVHLAEGRPETAAELLREVPGEQVACVVGAARAELAAGRPVAALDLLDGVRPEGRTGPAATVRASLLRAQVADGAGDFATSRRLVAQALREARREQLRRPFLEAGPWIRPLLGTAPLHGLAAGWLAPGPPPCDARPGPEARTQAPVVEELSAREHDVLERLAQMMSTEEIAADLYVSVNTVKTHLKSVYRKLAVNRRHDAVHRARELRLL from the coding sequence ATGGCTGGGCTGGAGGAGAACGGTCCGGAACCGACCACGTCGGGCGCCGATCCCCGGGGTGACCCGTTCCTGCACACGCGGTTCGCCATACCGACACGTCCCGTGACGTTCCTGAGACGGGAGCGGCTGGTCAAGCACCTCGACCAGGCTCCGCGGACGCCGTTGACCATGGTCAGCGGGGCCGCGGGCGCGGGCAAGACCCTGCTCGTCGCCGACTGGGCCGCGCGAGAGGACCGGTCCGTCGCCTGGCTCACCAACGAGGCCACCGACCAGGGGTGCGGAATGTTCTGGGCGTACCTCCTGCAGGCCCTGCGCGCCTCCGGTGTGCCGCTGCCGGACGAGGTCGGTTTCCCCGCGGACACGAACCGCGTGGACCAGACACTGCTGACGCGACTCGCCGCGGGACTGAGCGACCGGGACCGGCCCGTGATCGTGGTGCTCGACGAGTACGACCGGGTGACCGCGCCGGAGATCGCGGAGCAGCTGGAGTTCGTCCTGCACCACGCGGGCCGGGGCCTGCGCCTGATCCTCGTCACCCGCACCGAGCCTCTCCTGCCGCTGCACCGCTACCGGGCGGTCGGCGACATGACCGAGATCAGGGCAGCCGAACTGGCCTTCACCCCCGAAGAGGCGGCAGAGCTCCTGGAACTGCACGGGCTGCGCGTTCCGGTACCCGCCGCCCGGGCCCTCGTGGAGCGCACCCGGGGATGGGCCGCCGGTCTGCGGCTGTGTGCCCTGGCCGCGCAGCAGAGCCCGGATCCGGAGACGTATCTGAAGGAGTTCGAGGTCGATCGCACCACCGTGGCCGACTTCCTGCTGGCGGAGGTGCTCAAGCGGCAGAGCCCCGAGGCGCAGGACCTCCTGCTGCGGGTCAGCGTCCTCGAACGCTTCGGACCCGAGCTGGCGAACGCGCTCACCGAGCGCACCGATGCCGACTCCATCCTGGCCGGACTGCATCGCGAGAACGCGTTCGTGGAGTACCTCGGGCACGCCTCGTACCGACTCCACCCGCTGTTCGGGGAGATCCTCCACGCCCATCTGAGGGTGCGCTCTCCCGGTCTGGAGCCCGAACTCCATCGGCGGGCCGCCCAGTGGCTGCGGCGCTCCGGATCCCTCGCGGAAACGCTCGGTCACGGTGCCGCCGCGGGCGACTGGGAATTCACCGCGGGCGCCCTCGTCGACGATCTCGCCATCGGCCAGCTCTTCACCGGTCTCCGCTCGGACGATCTGGCCGAGCTGTTCTCCCGGATGAGCCCCGAGGCCGCGAGCCCTGCCACGGACCTCGTCCGGGCGGCCCGTGACCTGGCGCGGAGCGACCTCGACCACGGCCTGGCCCATCTGCGGCACGCCGAGCGGAGCCTGGCGGGGAATCCGGCGGGGAAGCGGAGACCGGCCGGGGACGGCCCACACGGGCTCGCGGCGGCCCGGCTGAGCTGTGCCCTGCTGGAATCACTGGCGGCCCGGCTGACCGGTTCGCCCGGAAGGGCCGAGTCGGCGGCGGAGGCGGCCGGGAAACTCCAGGAGGAGGTGCCCGCCCACCTCCTGGACGCACATCCCGAACTCACCGCCCTTTTGCTGACCCATCTCGGCTCGACGCGGCTGTGGGCCGGACGCTTCGAGGACGCGCGCACCGCCCTGAAGACGGCGGCAGGCTGCTCCGGGGGAGCCTCGACGGCGCTGCCTCGCGAGGAGTCCCTCGGCCAGCTGGCGCTGATCGACTACCTGAACGGCTGGCTGGGCCGGGCCGAGCGCAAGGCCCTGGCGGCGCTGACCGAGACCGAGCGGTTCAGCCTGCCGGAGGAGTCCGGCTCCGGTATCGAGCTGCTGGTCCTGGCCGCCGTGGCCGTCGACCGCAACGAACTGGACCGGGCCCAGGCCCTCCTCGACGCGGCGGCCGACGCGCATCACGCCATGCGGGACCCGGTGACACGGGCGGCGCGGGCCGTCGCCACCGCGCGGCTGCACCTGGCCCGCGGCAACACGCAGGCCGCACTCGAAGCGGCGGCACCGGCCGTCGCCGCCGACGTGGCCTCCCCCTGGTCGGAGGCCCACAACGCGCTGGTCACCTCCGCCGTGCACCTGGCGGAGGGCCGACCGGAGACGGCCGCCGAACTGCTGAGAGAGGTGCCCGGCGAACAGGTGGCATGTGTCGTGGGAGCCGCACGGGCCGAGCTCGCCGCGGGCAGGCCCGTCGCGGCGCTCGACCTGCTCGACGGAGTGCGCCCCGAGGGCCGTACCGGTCCGGCGGCGACCGTCCGGGCCTCGTTGCTGCGGGCCCAGGTCGCGGACGGGGCGGGCGACTTCGCCACCTCACGCCGGCTCGTCGCCCAGGCTCTCCGCGAGGCACGCCGCGAACAGCTGCGCCGCCCCTTCCTCGAAGCCGGACCGTGGATCCGGCCGCTGCTCGGCACAGCGCCGCTGCACGGGCTGGCCGCGGGCTGGCTCGCCCCCGGACCGCCGCCGTGCGACGCGCGGCCCGGCCCCGAGGCCCGCACGCAGGCACCGGTCGTCGAGGAGCTGAGCGCACGCGAACACGACGTACTGGAACGGCTCGCCCAGATGATGTCGACGGAGGAGATCGCCGCCGACCTGTATGTGTCGGTGAACACCGTCAAGACCCACCTCAAGAGCGTCTACCGCAAGTTGGCGGTGAACCGGCGCCACGACGCGGTCCACCGCGCACGCGAGCTGCGGCTGCTGTGA
- a CDS encoding potassium channel family protein, with the protein MDDQAAAPKDHVAARTESTRPEQAADRRRPGPKRWETVVAVARIVFLAAGLVTAYYLLPLDRRGTGRTTALLVIGLLAVTLVFLWEVRAIMRSPWPRLKAVEALAATLASYLVLFAGVYYVLEHSSPGSFSEPLTRTDALYFTLTTFATVGFGDIVAQSQTGRVVTMIQMIGGLMLVGAAARVLAGAVRAGLRRQGREPPPD; encoded by the coding sequence ATGGATGATCAAGCGGCTGCCCCGAAGGATCACGTGGCCGCCCGGACGGAGTCCACCCGGCCCGAGCAGGCGGCGGACCGGAGACGACCAGGTCCGAAGCGGTGGGAGACGGTCGTGGCCGTCGCGCGAATCGTGTTCCTCGCGGCGGGCCTCGTCACCGCGTACTACCTGCTGCCCCTGGACAGGCGCGGTACGGGCCGTACCACGGCACTGCTCGTGATCGGCCTGCTGGCGGTCACCCTGGTCTTCCTGTGGGAGGTGCGGGCCATCATGCGCTCGCCCTGGCCCCGGCTGAAGGCCGTCGAGGCTCTGGCGGCCACGCTGGCGTCGTATCTGGTGCTGTTCGCCGGCGTCTACTACGTGCTGGAGCACTCCTCCCCGGGCTCCTTCAGCGAGCCGCTGACCAGGACGGACGCGCTGTACTTCACTCTGACCACGTTCGCCACCGTCGGGTTCGGAGACATCGTGGCCCAGTCCCAGACGGGACGCGTGGTGACGATGATCCAGATGATCGGCGGACTGATGCTCGTGGGGGCCGCCGCCCGGGTGCTCGCTGGTGCGGTCCGGGCGGGTCTGCGACGGCAGGGCCGGGAGCCACCGCCGGACTAG